In the genome of Dermacentor variabilis isolate Ectoservices chromosome 5, ASM5094787v1, whole genome shotgun sequence, one region contains:
- the CysRS gene encoding cysteine--tRNA ligase, cytoplasmic, with amino-acid sequence MAGSKSAKRSQPPWKSPENSSAPRLRLYNSLTRSKEVFVPQNANRVLWYSCGPTVYDASHMGHARSYISFDILRRVLTDYFGYNVFYVMNITDIDDKIIKRARQDHLFASYRSKLERPPSTLHSDVKAAIELYKAKLEKEDDPDKRVMCSRLLDQSLQALDVFEKSLNDGCGEREAQALLDNAKDPVSEWLDSKMGATVSDHSIFAKLAKHWEEAFYKDMAALAVRPPDVVTRVSEYVPEIVDYVTKIIDCGFAYVSNGSVYFDTARFDADPKHFYAKLVPEAYGDQKALKEGEGALNVAGEDEKRSANDFALWKASKPGEPAWDSPWGPGRPGWHIECSVMAGSLLGSSLDIHTGGYDLKFPHHDNELAQAEAYFGNDHWVRYFLHSGHLTIAGCKMSKSLKNFVSIHDALSRHSARRLRMAFLLHSWKDTLDYSESTMDMSSQWEKVFSEFFLNIKDLLRGAPGADSVHAFVKWSEEEVVLNNKFLTAKDGVHAALCDNIDTRTALEALRSAVTACNVYIRGKVESKKSPDVTLLRNISGYVTHILQVFGVANESVIPAIGFGAGDGKESNVPHEELLQPYLEVLSAFRQNVRSIAKNFTGSNQGDEVLQWCDHLRDNMLPELGVRLEDREDENGALTSVIKVVGREAIMAEREEKKRKEEKKKEEKERRKQEMELKQAERDMQRAINPKEMFLKETDKYSQFDPETGLPTHDAQGKELSKGQLKKVKKLQEAQEKKYEKYLAEMKEPVSQNSVEATSHVP; translated from the coding sequence ATGGCAGGTTCGAAGAGCGCCAAGCGTTCTCAGCCACCGTGGAAATCGCCAGAAAATTCAAGCGCACCGCGACTACGCCTGTACAACAGCCTTACGAGGTCGAAAGAAGTATTCGTGCCGCAAAATGCAAACCGCGTGCTGTGGTACAGTTGCGGTCCAACCGTGTATGACGCTTCCCACATGGGCCATGCCCGTTCTTACATCAGCTTCGACATCCTTCGTCGGGTACTTACGGACTACTTCGGCTACAACGTGTTTTACGTGATGAACATCACGGACATCGACGACAAGATTATCAAGCGGGCTAGGCAAGATCATCTTTTCGCGAGCTACCGCAGCAAGCTAGAGCGGCCACCCAGTACACTTCACAGTGACGTGAAGGCGGCTATCGAACTGTACAAAGCGAAACTTGAAAAAGAGGATGACCCCGACAAGCGAGTCATGTGTTCACGCCTACTGGATCAGTCGCTGCAAGCTCTTGACGTTTTCGAAAAATCTTTAAATGACGGCTGCGGAGAACGCGAGGCGCAGGCGCTTCTTGACAACGCCAAGGATCCGGTGTCTGAATGGTTAGACTCAAAAATGGGCGCGACTGTCTCGGATCACTCCATCTTCGCTAAATTAGCCAAACACTGGGAGGAAGCGTTCTACAAGGACATGGCGGCGCTTGCAGTGCGTCCACCCGACGTCGTGACGCGTGTGAGTGAATACGTTCCTGAGATTGTCGACTACGTCACGAAAATCATCGACTGTGGGTTCGCCTACGTCTCAAACGGCTCTGTGTACTTCGACACTGCTCGCTTCGACGCCGATCCGAAACATTTCTACGCGAAGCTCGTGCCCGAGGCGTACGGCGACCAGAAGGCGTTGAAAGAAGGTGAAGGGGCGCTTAACGTGGCCGGTGAAGACGAAAAAAGGAGCGCCAACGACTTTGCGCTTTGGAAGGCTTCCAAACCGGGCGAACCGGCATGGGATTCGCCTTGGGGCCCTGGCAGGCCCGGCTGGCACATTGAGTGTTCGGTGATGGCAGGTAGCCTGTTGGGTTCGTCGCTGGACATCCACACCGGTGGATACGACCTCAAGTTTCCGCACCATGACAACGAGCTAGCCCAGGCCGAAGCTTACTTTGGCAATGACCATTGGGTTCGTTACTTTTTGCATTCTGGGCATCTGACCATCGCTGGCTGCAAAATGTCCAAGTCACTCAAAAACTTTGTCAGCATTCATGATGCATTAAGTCGACACTCTGCACGAAGGTTGCGCATGGCATTTCTCCTTCATTCCTGGAAGGACACACTGGACTACAGTGAGAGCACTATGGACATGTCCTCACAGTGGGAGAAGGTGTTTAGTGAGTTCTTTTTGAACATCAAGGATCTTCTACGGGGTGCACCGGGAGCTGACAGCGTTCATGCTTTTGTGAAGTGGTCAGAAGAGGAAGTGGTGCTGAACAACAAATTCCTCACAGCCAAGGATGGTGTGCATGCTGCGCTGTGTGACAATATTGACACCAGGACCGCTCTGGAAGCCCTGCGCTCAGCTGTAACTGCCTGCAATGTGTACATCAGAGGCAAAGTGGAATCGAAGAAATCTCCTGACGTTACGCTGCTTCGCAATATCTCAGGATACGTTACGCACATCTTGCAAGTGTTTGGAGTTGCTAATGAAAGCGTGATTCCTGCTATTGGATTTGGAGCGGGCGATGGCAAAGAGTCGAATGTGCCCCACGAAGAGCTTTTACAGCCTTACCTAGAAGTTCTCTCTGCATTTCGGCAGAATGTACGTAGCATTGCAAAGAACTTTACAGGCTCTAATCAAGGTGATGAAGTTCTTCAGTGGTGTGACCACTTGAGAGATAACATGCTTCCTGAATTGGGAGTGCGTTTGGAAGATCGTGAGGATGAGAATGGGGCCTTGACATCAGTTATCAAAGTTGTAGGTAGGGAGGCCATCATGGCAGAGAGGGAAGAGAAGAAgaggaaagaagagaagaaaaaggaagagaaagaaaggagaaagcagGAGATGGAACTCAAGCAAGCAGAACGCGACATGCAACGAGCCATCAACCCGAAGGAAATGTTCCTAAAAGAAACAGACAAGTACAGCCAGTTCGACCCGGAGACTGGCTTGCCTACCCATGATGCACAAGGAAAAGAGTTGAGCAAGGGGCAGCTCAAGAAGGTGAAAAAACTGCAGGAAGCACAAGAGAAGAAGTATGAGAAGTACCTTGCAGAGATGAAAGAACCTGTTAGTCAGAACAGTGTGGAAGCCACGAGTCACGTTCCGTGA